The genomic segment CATTTTATCAAGAGCCATTTTTATTGAATCCGTTGGTGTGATTTTAAAAACATTCTTTTTCATAATAGTATTTATCTTCATATTTATCACCTTCTTTATAAGTATACTCTAATTATAGCATACAATAATTCTAATACAACTATCTAATAACACTATTCTATTATTCTTTAATGCCATCATACATTGTTTCAGGTGCATCTTCACCTTCAATAATCTTTTCTATTCTATTCTCTCCATCTACTAGAATCACCTTTGGCTTATGATCCACAGCTTCTTTTGAATCCATTAAGCCATAGGCAATAATAATTACGATATCACCAGGTTGAGCCAACCTAGACGCTGCACCATTAAGACATATGGTTCCACTGCCAGCTTGTCCAGAAATAACGTAGGTCTCGAAGCGCGCACCATTATTATTATTCACAACTTGAACTTTTTGATTTGGTAAAATACCTGTAGCCTTTAATAAATTTTCATCTATGGTAATACTTCCAACATAATTCAAATTGGCATCTGTAACAGTGGCTCTATGTATTTTTCCTGTCATCATCTCTATTAGCATAATTTACACCTCCACTGTAATATTATCAATTAATCGAGTATTTCCAAACTTAACTGCCAAAGCAATAA from the Natranaerovirga pectinivora genome contains:
- the panD gene encoding aspartate 1-decarboxylase; amino-acid sequence: MLIEMMTGKIHRATVTDANLNYVGSITIDENLLKATGILPNQKVQVVNNNNGARFETYVISGQAGSGTICLNGAASRLAQPGDIVIIIAYGLMDSKEAVDHKPKVILVDGENRIEKIIEGEDAPETMYDGIKE